Proteins from one Gimesia maris genomic window:
- a CDS encoding DUF456 domain-containing protein → MSFEWLTDWLPFTFYYLMVLLLFLANLTSWVSILFLVPGNWIMVFLSALFYLFMPGRDEHGISLTVLVIAILLAGLGEVIEALGSSAGAAKKGASRRAMILALLGTFIASVIGATLATPLLPPLGTVFGAIFGGALGAFAGAYLGEVWKGNQEVNRIHISTAAFVGRLLGVVGKLAIGVIILVMITIDSLF, encoded by the coding sequence ATGTCATTTGAGTGGCTCACAGACTGGCTCCCTTTCACGTTTTACTACCTGATGGTACTCCTCCTGTTTCTGGCGAACCTGACTTCATGGGTCTCGATTCTGTTTCTGGTTCCCGGGAACTGGATCATGGTTTTTCTGTCCGCCCTGTTTTATCTGTTCATGCCCGGACGCGATGAGCATGGTATTTCCTTGACTGTTCTCGTCATCGCCATTCTGCTGGCGGGTCTCGGCGAAGTCATCGAAGCACTGGGCAGTTCAGCCGGCGCAGCGAAAAAAGGCGCCAGCCGTCGTGCCATGATTCTGGCGCTGCTGGGAACGTTCATCGCCAGTGTCATCGGGGCAACCCTCGCGACACCTCTGCTGCCTCCCCTGGGAACTGTATTCGGTGCGATTTTTGGCGGAGCCCTGGGGGCGTTCGCAGGCGCCTACCTGGGGGAAGTCTGGAAAGGGAACCAGGAAGTCAACCGCATACACATCAGCACCGCGGCGTTTGTGGGGCGACTGCTGGGTGTCGTCGGCAAACTGGCAATCGGTGTCATCATCCTGGTGATGATCACGATCGACTCCCTCTTCTGA
- a CDS encoding alpha/beta hydrolase: MTSHSFRTIIACLAFTICLGETGFAQKPRPNRPPQFRGNLIEHRDVEYANVDGSSLLLDLYLPRNVKNPPLVVWIHGGGWRGGNKGRGGKFVPLLTDAGYACASINYRLSGEAKFPAQINDCKAAIRWLRAHAKKYGYDATRIGVGGASAGGHLVALLGTSGGIRDLEGSVGKHLDQSSSVQAVCDMWGPTDFLQMDKHALPGSRLKHNDPRSPESLLIGGPILEHKDRVARANPITYIDKQDPPFLIIHGSKDPAVPVHQSIILEKALKKNKVPAQLHIVENAGHGGPEFNAPKINKMIVEFFDAQLKQSPKEPEKRQQKK, encoded by the coding sequence ATGACCTCGCATTCATTCAGAACCATTATCGCGTGCCTGGCTTTCACAATCTGCCTGGGAGAAACAGGCTTTGCACAGAAGCCCCGACCGAACAGACCGCCTCAGTTCCGCGGAAACCTGATTGAACATCGCGACGTGGAATATGCGAACGTGGATGGCTCCTCCCTGCTGCTGGATCTGTATCTGCCGCGCAATGTCAAAAATCCGCCGCTCGTCGTCTGGATTCATGGCGGGGGCTGGCGCGGCGGCAACAAAGGACGCGGCGGCAAATTTGTGCCGCTGCTGACCGATGCCGGCTACGCGTGTGCCAGCATCAATTATCGACTCAGCGGCGAAGCAAAGTTCCCGGCCCAGATCAACGACTGCAAAGCCGCCATTCGCTGGTTGCGGGCCCATGCGAAGAAATATGGATACGATGCCACACGCATCGGCGTCGGTGGCGCTTCCGCAGGCGGGCACTTGGTCGCGTTACTGGGAACCAGCGGCGGAATCAGAGATCTGGAAGGCAGCGTCGGCAAACACCTCGACCAGTCCAGCAGCGTGCAGGCGGTCTGTGACATGTGGGGGCCGACCGACTTTCTGCAGATGGACAAGCACGCTTTACCCGGTTCGCGGCTCAAACACAACGATCCCCGCTCCCCCGAATCACTGCTGATTGGCGGCCCGATCCTGGAACACAAGGACCGCGTCGCGCGGGCCAACCCGATCACCTACATCGACAAACAGGACCCTCCGTTCCTGATCATTCACGGCTCCAAAGACCCCGCGGTCCCCGTACATCAGAGTATCATTCTGGAAAAGGCGCTCAAGAAAAATAAGGTGCCCGCGCAACTGCACATCGTCGAAAACGCCGGTCACGGCGGCCCGGAATTCAACGCCCCCAAAATCAACAAAATGATCGTCGAATTCTTCGATGCGCAGCTGAAGCAGTCCCCAAAAGAGCCCGAAAAAAGACAGCAGAAAAAATAA
- a CDS encoding haloacid dehalogenase type II yields the protein MTSAPGPDSASNTASSRRNFLTATAGIAAGLLPATLSAEEPTMPSVSTRPKCLFFDVNETLLDLDAMKQSVAAALGGRPDLLPLWFTTMLQHSLVATVGDHYEDFGVIGAATLQMVARNQGIDLSDDAAKQALAPIRSLPAHPDVRPALEQLKEAGYRMVTLTNSSQAGVDAQMKNAGLTDLFEDRLSVEDVQMFKPHSHVYKWASRKMNVPPEDCMLIAAHGWDIAGALWAGWRGAFVARPGAQLYPLAKQPEINQPEMQQVATQLLQLGGDCCS from the coding sequence ATGACGTCTGCTCCCGGACCTGACAGTGCCAGCAATACCGCATCCAGTCGACGGAATTTTCTCACCGCTACCGCCGGCATTGCCGCTGGTCTGTTGCCCGCTACTTTATCAGCAGAGGAACCCACCATGCCCTCGGTCTCCACGCGCCCCAAATGTCTGTTCTTTGATGTCAACGAAACGCTGCTCGATCTGGATGCGATGAAACAGAGTGTCGCGGCAGCACTGGGAGGCCGCCCCGATCTGCTGCCGCTGTGGTTCACGACGATGCTGCAGCATTCCCTGGTAGCGACTGTCGGCGATCACTACGAGGATTTCGGCGTGATCGGCGCTGCCACACTGCAGATGGTGGCCCGCAACCAGGGCATCGATCTTTCAGACGATGCTGCGAAGCAGGCACTCGCACCGATCCGCTCTCTGCCGGCCCACCCCGATGTGAGGCCGGCCCTCGAACAGTTAAAAGAAGCGGGCTACCGCATGGTAACACTGACCAATTCCTCACAGGCGGGCGTCGATGCGCAAATGAAAAACGCCGGTCTGACGGATCTGTTCGAAGACCGTTTGAGTGTGGAAGACGTGCAGATGTTCAAACCGCACAGCCACGTTTACAAATGGGCGTCGCGCAAAATGAACGTGCCCCCGGAAGACTGCATGCTGATCGCCGCCCACGGCTGGGACATCGCCGGTGCCCTCTGGGCCGGCTGGCGCGGCGCCTTCGTCGCCCGCCCCGGTGCCCAACTCTACCCCCTGGCCAAGCAACCCGAAATCAACCAACCGGAAATGCAACAGGTGGCTACACAGTTACTGCAACTGGGCGGGGACTGTTGTTCGTGA
- a CDS encoding vWA domain-containing protein: MVQARDYSAFFTSLIVHAVILVGMGLVHHQLTDNQPEVAIETIFDEERDHAEIEQVLETNLEVSENLSVTSGGMVSTNVGASTAPAVSSQKIETSESLKEPEIKINAGEITAPGDDILGQDLGVGEVTGEVGAVVEGYGSAMSRISKELIRIMREEKIMVVWLFDESGSMKDDQKEIRDNFNKIYGELGIAAKQESKTRDRDQTLLTAILSYGATVHVHTPKPTTDLKEVQDAITKIPTDETGLENMCDTVAATIDKYVLQARKTDRRLCLVVVTDESGDDGAKVEEVITRAKRAKTPIYILGRESVFGYPYARQIWRDPVYNLRHWIRINRGPETAFPEALQYDGLHGRWDAFSAGFGPYEQVRIARETGGIFFVLPGKEGELGGAGSTADRQFRFQDMKEYQPLLLSRRDYDAERSASKFRTSIWKVIATLNPHLDKQLNIRELYYPIEKKEFFEIGSKEVPKAIRAMGLLQKAVEILESVEPLRAQEKSSRWRAAYDLALAQCLAYRVRLFQYCLAMDQQAKNMPVPKEKNSNVWNVARRKKMLPPDPEQVKLTKVSPEELDKQLKKSEAQYKLVIKEHPGTPWAQRAQYELGQGFGMYFREGFRDPRYSKVGKDIKLPKL; the protein is encoded by the coding sequence ATGGTTCAAGCGAGAGATTATTCCGCTTTCTTCACCTCTTTGATTGTACACGCAGTGATTTTAGTGGGGATGGGACTGGTACACCATCAACTGACAGACAACCAGCCCGAAGTGGCAATCGAAACCATTTTCGACGAAGAGCGTGATCATGCTGAGATCGAACAGGTACTGGAAACGAATCTGGAAGTTTCCGAAAATCTGAGCGTGACGTCCGGCGGTATGGTTTCCACCAATGTCGGGGCTTCCACAGCGCCTGCGGTTTCTTCACAGAAGATCGAGACATCAGAAAGCCTGAAAGAACCCGAAATCAAAATCAACGCAGGCGAAATCACAGCGCCCGGCGATGACATCCTCGGCCAGGACCTGGGGGTAGGCGAAGTCACCGGTGAAGTGGGTGCTGTCGTTGAAGGCTACGGGTCAGCCATGAGTCGGATTTCCAAAGAACTGATCCGCATCATGCGGGAAGAAAAAATTATGGTCGTCTGGCTGTTCGATGAGTCGGGCAGTATGAAAGACGACCAGAAAGAAATCAGGGATAACTTCAATAAAATTTACGGGGAACTGGGGATTGCTGCCAAGCAGGAATCGAAAACCCGTGACCGGGATCAGACATTGCTGACTGCGATTCTCAGTTACGGTGCGACCGTGCATGTTCATACTCCTAAACCAACGACCGACCTGAAAGAAGTTCAGGACGCGATTACGAAGATTCCGACCGACGAAACCGGTCTGGAAAACATGTGCGACACCGTCGCTGCCACAATTGATAAATACGTTCTCCAGGCTCGAAAAACAGATCGTCGGCTCTGTCTCGTCGTGGTTACCGATGAATCAGGCGATGATGGTGCCAAGGTGGAAGAAGTCATTACCCGCGCCAAACGGGCCAAAACGCCGATTTACATTCTCGGGCGGGAATCAGTGTTTGGATATCCCTACGCCCGCCAGATCTGGCGTGACCCCGTATATAATTTGAGGCACTGGATTCGGATCAATCGCGGGCCGGAAACCGCATTTCCGGAAGCATTGCAGTACGATGGTCTGCATGGTCGCTGGGATGCATTTTCTGCAGGTTTCGGCCCTTACGAACAGGTCCGCATTGCCCGTGAAACCGGGGGGATTTTCTTCGTGCTGCCCGGAAAAGAAGGTGAGCTGGGAGGCGCCGGCAGTACTGCCGACCGTCAGTTCCGTTTTCAGGATATGAAAGAATATCAACCGCTCCTGCTGTCTCGTCGCGATTACGATGCCGAACGCAGCGCCAGCAAATTTCGTACTTCCATCTGGAAAGTGATTGCCACACTCAATCCGCATCTGGATAAGCAGTTGAACATCAGGGAACTCTATTACCCGATCGAGAAAAAAGAATTTTTTGAGATCGGCAGTAAAGAGGTGCCCAAGGCGATCCGTGCCATGGGACTGCTGCAGAAAGCGGTCGAGATTCTCGAATCGGTTGAACCACTGCGTGCTCAGGAAAAATCTTCCCGCTGGCGCGCTGCCTACGATCTGGCGCTGGCCCAGTGTCTGGCCTATCGCGTGCGTCTGTTCCAGTACTGCCTGGCAATGGACCAGCAGGCGAAAAACATGCCGGTACCCAAAGAGAAAAACAGCAATGTCTGGAATGTCGCTCGTCGTAAAAAGATGCTGCCTCCCGATCCGGAACAGGTCAAGCTGACCAAAGTCAGCCCTGAAGAACTGGACAAACAGTTGAAGAAGTCGGAAGCACAGTACAAACTTGTGATCAAAGAGCATCCGGGAACCCCCTGGGCACAGAGAGCTCAGTATGAATTAGGACAGGGCTTCGGCATGTACTTCAGGGAAGGATTTCGTGATCCGCGATACAGCAAGGTCGGTAAAGATATCAAACTTCCCAAACTGTAA
- a CDS encoding DUF1559 domain-containing protein has product MNLNTQKRRGFTLIELLVVIAIIAILIALLLPAVQQAREAARRSQCRNNLKQLGLAFHNYHDNFLMMPTGYFQKGGYQTGWVARILPYIDQAPLYNSISSITGEINEITPWRSSSIGSRQEFTTPIQVILCPSSELGSTAPTHSTVPAQHGGLHYRGNGGSVDVGLQSGFSTSTHNYTTSGVLYPKSKTRMRDITDGTSNTFLLGELSSALNGWGSNTGFDDMVTWTWATYVYGGDTGGDGFLMIDTKATQYPIGSSTHSQYGVSWRSAHVGGAHLLFCDGRVQFLSASMNLDTLKGLATRSTGEVLGEY; this is encoded by the coding sequence ATGAATCTAAACACACAGAAACGACGTGGATTTACACTGATCGAACTGCTGGTGGTAATCGCGATTATTGCCATCCTGATTGCGCTCCTGCTGCCCGCAGTTCAGCAGGCCCGGGAAGCCGCACGACGGTCACAGTGCCGTAACAATTTGAAACAACTGGGACTGGCGTTCCATAATTATCATGATAACTTCCTGATGATGCCCACCGGTTACTTTCAAAAGGGGGGATATCAGACTGGCTGGGTTGCCCGGATTCTGCCTTACATTGATCAGGCTCCGCTTTATAACAGCATCTCTTCCATCACAGGCGAGATTAATGAAATCACTCCCTGGCGTTCCTCTTCGATTGGTTCGCGTCAGGAATTCACGACACCCATTCAGGTGATTCTCTGCCCGTCTTCCGAGTTGGGTTCAACAGCTCCCACGCACTCCACCGTTCCTGCCCAACATGGTGGGCTGCATTATCGGGGAAATGGGGGTTCGGTAGATGTCGGGCTGCAGTCCGGTTTTTCTACGTCAACTCACAACTACACCACTTCGGGTGTGCTCTATCCCAAATCGAAAACTCGGATGCGGGATATTACCGATGGGACCTCCAATACTTTTCTACTGGGTGAACTCTCTTCGGCTTTAAACGGCTGGGGCAGTAATACCGGCTTTGATGACATGGTGACCTGGACCTGGGCCACGTATGTGTACGGTGGTGATACCGGAGGAGATGGCTTCCTGATGATTGATACCAAAGCCACACAGTACCCGATTGGTTCCAGCACCCATTCTCAATACGGAGTTTCCTGGAGAAGCGCCCATGTCGGCGGTGCGCATCTGCTGTTCTGTGACGGACGCGTGCAGTTTCTGTCTGCCAGTATGAACCTGGACACGCTCAAAGGTCTGGCCACTCGCTCGACCGGTGAAGTCCTCGGCGAATATTAA
- a CDS encoding carboxypeptidase regulatory-like domain-containing protein, translating into MKDPLMKYQSLKLTLSLVLSLTVLIGCSHTPGSDKPRRDISITVTLGGTPVTAGLVNLENPQTGEGGGGSLTEEGIVSIPNVALGKYSVTILPPEMDPVPPEPGQAAAPRKDSPAIPAKFRDSQSSPLELEVKEDASEFSFDLKDAG; encoded by the coding sequence ATGAAAGACCCCTTGATGAAATATCAGTCTCTGAAATTAACTCTGTCACTGGTACTCAGTCTGACAGTTCTCATCGGCTGTAGTCATACTCCCGGTTCGGACAAACCCCGGCGTGATATTTCAATCACGGTTACACTGGGGGGCACTCCCGTGACAGCCGGCCTGGTCAATCTGGAAAATCCTCAGACGGGAGAAGGGGGCGGGGGATCACTGACTGAGGAGGGGATTGTCAGTATTCCGAACGTGGCGCTGGGCAAATACAGTGTGACCATTCTGCCTCCCGAAATGGATCCTGTACCGCCAGAACCTGGTCAGGCTGCAGCACCCAGGAAAGACTCCCCCGCGATCCCGGCGAAGTTTCGCGACAGCCAGTCCAGCCCGCTCGAGCTTGAAGTGAAAGAGGACGCCAGTGAGTTCTCTTTTGATCTGAAAGACGCCGGTTGA
- a CDS encoding vWA domain-containing protein: protein MSVVNSTREVHVEEIIDVEPHNWLNMKEVPAWLISLGVHLLILFMLASFTRITLLDSENAIISSIEELDDNVFKIDPTIQDVVGTAGDTALMTQSMAAAPQTSVEQQQKMQDQLENEIEAPEPIIDDQMTQPAKEELMAAVEVTGETDRPDGGVAGAIDRLTLEIAAAAKEKKLLVVWLFDVSPSVSKRRNEIADRFENVYKQLGLLDATVDESALKTAVAAFGDTTQFVTKEPVSDVKEVVSQIRSIKEDTTGNENVFSAVTQVSKRWLSYKKQGRRNMMVIVVTDEAGTDAQANLEDAILLTKRNGIKCYVVGNASPFGRREVNTRFEIEPGVFVPAVSEAGPETVASERIKLPFWGQSDYEFREISSGYGPYALTRLCAETNGIFFITEETSGPKFEPADMRDYHPDYISIRDYSSKIEKNMAKKALVMAATATRTSKRTLPTPTLEFPANTDNALRQAITVAQKPVSELDYGLNELQVILEQGLKDRPKITEPRWRANYDLALGRVLAARVRAYGYNTVLADMKSSPKTFEKKENNAWRLVPAEDVRSSPSVRKLGKQAQEILNGIIDEHPGTPWAYLAAKELDKPLGWAWQEMKMNLDPQGNRVRKPNPRFEEEQRKRNEALKKRGIKGNQPLKI, encoded by the coding sequence GTGAGTGTTGTCAATTCCACCCGCGAAGTTCATGTCGAAGAAATTATAGACGTTGAGCCTCACAACTGGTTGAACATGAAGGAAGTGCCCGCCTGGCTGATCAGTCTGGGGGTCCACCTGTTGATCCTGTTTATGCTGGCAAGCTTCACGCGCATCACGCTGCTCGATTCAGAAAACGCAATCATCTCTTCGATTGAAGAACTTGATGATAACGTGTTCAAGATTGATCCCACAATTCAGGATGTTGTCGGCACAGCCGGTGATACCGCATTGATGACTCAATCGATGGCGGCGGCGCCACAGACGTCAGTTGAGCAGCAGCAGAAGATGCAGGACCAGCTCGAAAATGAGATTGAAGCCCCCGAGCCCATCATTGATGACCAGATGACTCAACCGGCCAAAGAAGAACTGATGGCTGCTGTTGAAGTAACGGGTGAAACCGACCGCCCTGATGGTGGTGTTGCCGGTGCCATTGACCGTCTGACGCTCGAAATTGCAGCTGCGGCCAAGGAAAAGAAACTGCTGGTGGTCTGGCTGTTTGATGTTTCTCCTTCTGTCAGTAAGCGGCGTAATGAGATCGCCGACCGTTTTGAAAATGTCTACAAACAGCTGGGTCTTCTGGATGCAACCGTCGATGAAAGCGCGCTGAAGACGGCTGTTGCCGCGTTTGGTGATACCACACAGTTCGTCACCAAAGAACCGGTCAGCGATGTTAAAGAAGTCGTCTCGCAGATCAGATCAATCAAAGAAGATACCACCGGTAACGAAAACGTGTTTTCAGCAGTCACACAGGTTTCCAAACGCTGGCTCTCTTACAAAAAACAGGGCCGTCGCAACATGATGGTGATCGTCGTGACGGACGAAGCCGGTACCGATGCCCAGGCCAATCTGGAAGATGCCATCCTGCTGACCAAACGGAATGGAATTAAATGTTACGTGGTCGGCAATGCGTCGCCTTTTGGTCGGCGAGAAGTGAATACCAGGTTTGAAATCGAACCGGGTGTCTTCGTCCCGGCAGTTTCTGAAGCCGGACCGGAAACGGTTGCTTCCGAACGTATTAAATTGCCTTTCTGGGGACAGAGCGACTATGAATTCCGAGAGATTTCTTCCGGCTATGGTCCTTACGCGTTAACGCGTCTGTGTGCGGAAACCAACGGGATCTTTTTCATCACCGAAGAAACCAGCGGTCCCAAATTTGAACCAGCCGACATGCGGGACTATCACCCCGACTACATTTCGATTCGTGACTACTCAAGTAAAATCGAAAAGAACATGGCCAAGAAGGCGCTGGTCATGGCGGCGACTGCTACCCGTACATCCAAACGGACTCTGCCGACTCCTACCCTGGAATTTCCGGCCAATACCGACAATGCATTACGACAGGCCATCACGGTGGCACAAAAGCCGGTTTCCGAACTTGACTACGGACTCAACGAACTGCAGGTGATTCTGGAACAGGGATTGAAAGACCGTCCGAAGATCACCGAACCCCGCTGGCGGGCCAATTACGATCTGGCTTTGGGACGTGTGCTGGCAGCACGCGTGCGGGCCTATGGTTACAATACGGTTCTGGCAGACATGAAGAGCAGTCCAAAAACTTTTGAGAAAAAAGAGAACAACGCCTGGCGACTGGTTCCTGCAGAAGATGTGCGTTCCAGTCCCTCCGTGCGGAAACTGGGCAAGCAGGCTCAGGAGATTTTGAACGGTATCATCGACGAACATCCTGGCACCCCCTGGGCCTATCTGGCCGCCAAGGAACTGGACAAGCCACTGGGCTGGGCATGGCAGGAAATGAAGATGAATCTGGATCCCCAGGGGAATCGTGTCCGCAAACCAAACCCACGTTTCGAAGAAGAACAACGTAAGAGAAATGAGGCATTGAAGAAACGTGGTATCAAAGGAAACCAGCCACTCAAAATCTGA
- a CDS encoding MarR family winged helix-turn-helix transcriptional regulator: MTVEDTIPMRLRRTYLTMHRVAQAHFAEFGVTVDQYVLLSVLADAEGIIQNELSERMSSDANTIGAMLRLLEQKNVIRREPSKNDRRALRVYLTASGKRLQKKLARHSSQIHETLEAALTPRKKQILLNSLEAITQALK, encoded by the coding sequence ATGACCGTTGAAGATACGATTCCAATGCGATTAAGGCGGACTTACCTGACAATGCATCGCGTGGCGCAGGCTCACTTTGCTGAATTTGGTGTAACCGTTGATCAATACGTGCTGCTCTCAGTATTAGCTGATGCGGAAGGCATCATTCAGAACGAACTCAGCGAACGTATGTCTTCTGATGCAAATACGATCGGCGCCATGCTGAGACTGCTGGAACAGAAAAATGTTATCCGTCGTGAACCCAGTAAAAACGATCGGCGGGCATTACGCGTGTATCTGACCGCCAGCGGGAAACGTCTGCAGAAAAAACTGGCCAGACATTCCAGCCAGATTCACGAGACCCTGGAAGCAGCCTTGACTCCCCGTAAGAAACAGATCCTGCTGAACAGTCTGGAAGCAATCACCCAGGCACTGAAATAG
- a CDS encoding DUF1559 domain-containing protein: MNVSGTARRGFTLIELLVVIAIIAILIALLLPAVQQAREAARRSQCKNNLKQIGLAMHNYLDAFTTFPIGGLKNSRGPNWRVGLLPYFDQAPAYNQVSFNASFWAHSSLQPIFKTLRVPGYVCPSSPHGFVNADVPLSNDSMIHDYVGITGAVPSATSGGSTGDCTASNIVSGGTYCNNGMLPVYFAKRMRDCTDGSSNTIIVAEQSGNVGGVENSANPLGGWHGWVNNSGEQMDPGTTLSSLGSVNGYLGGMTTVRYPPNAYWTSGAPSSASSEYEVNTVLNSFHVGGIHALLTDGAVRFISENIDMDTLRQLSMRSDGQVIGEF, encoded by the coding sequence ATGAACGTTTCTGGTACAGCCCGGCGTGGATTCACGCTGATTGAACTTCTGGTTGTGATCGCCATTATCGCGATCCTGATTGCATTACTGCTACCTGCTGTCCAGCAGGCCCGTGAAGCGGCCCGCCGCTCCCAGTGCAAAAACAATCTCAAGCAGATTGGCCTGGCGATGCACAACTACCTGGACGCCTTCACCACCTTCCCGATTGGTGGATTGAAAAACAGTCGTGGCCCGAACTGGCGCGTTGGTCTGCTCCCTTATTTTGATCAGGCACCCGCTTATAACCAGGTCAGTTTTAATGCGAGTTTCTGGGCCCACTCCAGTTTGCAGCCGATTTTCAAAACCCTGCGGGTTCCCGGTTATGTCTGTCCTTCCAGTCCCCATGGATTTGTGAACGCGGATGTCCCTCTCTCCAATGACAGCATGATCCACGACTATGTCGGTATTACCGGCGCGGTTCCCAGCGCCACTTCCGGAGGCAGTACTGGAGACTGCACGGCGTCGAACATCGTCAGTGGGGGGACCTACTGTAACAACGGGATGCTGCCTGTTTACTTTGCGAAGCGAATGCGTGATTGTACCGATGGGTCCAGCAATACAATTATTGTCGCCGAACAGTCGGGCAATGTCGGTGGCGTGGAAAACAGCGCCAACCCGCTGGGGGGCTGGCATGGCTGGGTGAATAACTCGGGCGAGCAGATGGACCCGGGTACCACACTGTCATCACTGGGAAGTGTGAACGGTTACCTGGGTGGCATGACAACCGTCCGCTATCCTCCCAATGCGTACTGGACCTCCGGTGCGCCCTCCAGTGCCAGTTCCGAGTATGAAGTCAATACTGTACTGAATTCATTTCATGTCGGCGGCATACATGCATTGCTGACCGATGGTGCCGTCCGGTTCATTTCCGAGAACATCGACATGGACACCCTGCGACAGCTTTCCATGCGGTCAGATGGCCAGGTGATCGGCGAATTTTAA